The DNA segment ATCGCCGTCCTCATCTGGGTCCCAGCCTGCTCTCTCGGAGCCCCTCAGTTGGCTTTCCGCTCTGTGGGACCCCCTCGACAAATCACTGATGGCCACACTTGCTTTGCCTTCCTATCTCACGAGCAGCAGATGATTTATGGACTGTTTCACTTCCTTGCAGCCTTCATGCTTCCACTGGTCACCATCGCAGTGGCATACGGCAGCATCTACGTGTTCCTGTGGCGAGGCCAGCAAGCTGGCAGGGCCGCCCAAGTCGAGCGCTATCAAAGCAAAGTGACTCAGACAACAGCCATGCTGGTGCTGGCCTTTACTGTGTGCTGGCTGCCCTCGTATGGACTGACTCTGGCCTTACTGGCCAATCCGAACTCGGGGGCCACTGGGGCCGCGCCGCGTTATGGCGCCTTTAGTGTGTTTGCTCGGCTAATGGCAACCTCCTCCACAGTGATGAACCCTATCCTCTACGTCCTGATGTCCCAAAAGTTCAGACAGGATCTGCTGAGGATTTTCAAACGGGAACGACAAAACGTAAAGAACAATGTGGTGTTGTCTGTTGTCTGACAGTATTAATGTAACCAACTCACTGActggaaaacaaactttatgctGTAAGACCTGTGAATAAAATGGCTGCCACTTGGCATCAGCGACAGACTGAAACTGGAAAGCTATGCCACTCGTTGTAAACCGATATTCACCCTTGAGTTGCATTGAAACATTATTGTGCAAAACGACCTTAAAATCTGCTTTGTGTCCAGATGGTTTACAAGAACAGTAGGAATAGTCTATTCCGGGAAAGAGTGGCAAGAAATATATGAGATAAGAAGGCTGGAGTGTTTACAAGCCATGTAGCCGATAGAGCAAACCCGCTAAAGAAAACTGACTgcatgtttagggtcattgtctgTACAGCAACACATTGCAGCTAGAGCTAAAAGGTATTTATGGTCTGCATTCAGTGGTACTTAGATGAAATCTTAGCATTAataatttgcaagaaaaatatgaatgtaATAATTGTGGAGCAACTGATGAAAGTGGGCCAGGAACAAATGCTGGGGTCAGCTTAAGCTGTGATTTATTCCTTTGTAAAGTTCAATCTCAGATCAGCAAATAGCAtcaaatctaaatttatttctgtctcaaGTTAGATAATCaataaaattagttaattaatgcCTGTTATTTGTTCATCAGGAGACCTACTAGTAGCAATTCAACGTAATCATTTTTCTGAGATTTGTATTGTCAAACAGCACAGCAACTAGTTTAATAAAGCACAGTATGTGACTTgtataaaaagtacaaataaaaagtcattcCTGTTCATATTCAGCCACGACTAAAGCGCAAAGTagccattttggattttgacatTGGGGTTGGTAAGAATCCTCTGACTTGGACTCAGAATCTATTAATTTCTCCAACTTTAAATCTTGTAAATGTACATTTCAGAGTAACAATAgaacattaaattaaactccCGCTTCTGACCAATTatgccaaacaaacaaataagtgTTAAGCAACAAATTATGAagcttattttccttttgtcccattgttgtaaatgaaataaGTTTGTTGAAATTGCAGTACTTGTCAAACTTTGTTTACTTGGGTGTTACTTACTATAAAATGTTTGAGAGCCAGCAATATGGATCAAAGCATAATCATGAGTAAATTACCTGGTTAAAGTCCAGACTTCAATCTAGTTAAAAGCCTGTCGTACAACTTGAAAACCAATGTTTGAAGACAGCATTTGTTCAATCTGAACGCCTTATGtggtaaagaaacaaaaatacactttttttttatttttttatctgtaatgTAGATTACAGATAGGAGAACTGCATTGCATAAGACGATCCCAAGATTTGCTGTGGGTGTGGAAGGTTTACGGGCGCAGTAGGAGAACCAATTCTGAATCACACTCCTTGTTGAACAGATTAAAGCGAAGCTCCTTTggtaaaacattaacattgcacctgtgttttgttgtgctcAGATAAAGTAAATGAAGGTCTATTTGTTTCTGGACCTCCTGTCCATTTTGTtctcaaagaataaataaaaaaaataattccccTTTATCTTGGGTTTGGCAACAACTTGAGAAGAAAGATTTCCTGGTTCTGTTTACATAAGTAGGAGTTTCTATGGAAAACCTTGCAGCTTTCTTCTCCAGGAAGATTTCTCATCAGGGGGCTGATGGTTACACGCAAGCCCTTTTctaaaatcaaaagaaaaaggttggaaaaaaaacacagtttggcAAATGACAGGGTTTGTATGTTGGAGGAGAATGTGggaataaaaaggaaagaagataaatagagaaaatatctGTAGAAATATCCTTACCCTTTGAACTCCTTCGTTTTGTACACGGGGCATTTGAACAGACAatttctacaaagtattttgaTTCAGAGGGACTAAATACAAACACATCTATGCCGTACTTTTCAAATTCGTATGAGTACAATTTATAGTACAGTACGTGTATcagtttctttctgcttttcagcCTTGAACTACTTTGTGGTGGTTTATCATAGAGGCACCCCTCAAACATTTGCttgtaatgttaaaaaatgcaacttgaaaagtatgaatgtttttatgaggAGATAAAAGTTGAccgaaaaactaaaactgaaaagtagGGAAACTCACTCTCTACGACAGTTTTGCGGTCCAATCCATCATCGCTGATCTGCTGGATGTTGCCGAAGTGAATGTCGCTGAAGAAGATGCGGTTGGCTCCTTtgccccctcctcctctgtaGTCAAAGGTGAGAGCGATGATGTTCTTCATGTGCTCCGGATCTTCGAATGGCTTTATGGGCGCGTTCAGGTTGTTCTCATCTGACAGGTGGACACTTTTGAGTATGGTGCGCTCCGAGTAGAGAAGGTAGCCGTCGTAGTCACGGCAGCCGCTGCTGTCCTCGGCCAGCATGCCATGAGCGCAGGCACAAGTGCGCTGGCCATTGCCGCGGTAAAGGCAGAGCTGCTCACAGCCACCATTGTTCactttgcacacatttgttcctgcaaacagacacaaacataaGGAGCTGCATtgattttcaaatcaaattgggggtatttttttccccttctttggTTTTGCTTACCTTGCTGCCTGTCCCTGTTGAAAACCTTGATATCTTTAAGCTGGACACCAATACCAGTTCTCAGAGAGACGGAGTCTGAGGCATTGTCCTTGTTGCCTCTTTTAATGGAACCATTCGCATGTGTCCTGCACGAAATGCAAAGCGTTCATCAGACGCTATTGCTTGGAAACGTAAAGAAAATCATAATGAGCAGCTGGGGAATATCTGACCTATCACTCCAGTAGATGTAGCtctcaaacacagacacagagaaCATGTCCATGTTGTTGCTGGCCAGCACCACCTCCCTGTTTTCTCCAGTCTCCAGGTTAATACGCTCAATCTTGTCTGTCCTGGCATCACACCAGTACAGCAGACCGTCCTACACACCAACATGAAGTAATCACGATGCTGCACACTCCCTGCACCTTCATCTTAAAAGCATAAAGAAGTGCTCCGTTGTGGCTTACCGCATAGTCAATGGAGATCCCGTTGGGCCAGCTGATACTAGCGTTGACCAGGATGGCCCTCTGTGAACCATCCAGGCGGGATCGTTCGATGCGGGGGTACTGACCCCACTCTGTCCAGAACAGGTAGCTGCCGGCAAAAGCATGTAGGAGCACAGAAACACTTAAATAGTGTAAGCAATAGTGAACTGAAACTACAAATTTGGTGGTTAAGCTGCACGGcgtatttcattttgtaattctCACCCTTTCTCAGGATGCACGGTGATGGCGCGTGGCTTGTCCAGGCCCTGGGAGATCACCACGTACCGGAAGGAGCCATTCAGGCGAGCCACCTCGATCACATCGAAACCTTGGTCAGTCCAATAAATGTTTCCTGTGTAGGACAGAggagaaatgttgaaaaacagaCAGATCTGTAGGCAAGATGCACGTCCACTGTGTATATATAGTCTAAAAATTACGTGTTTTGCTCATCTGCCCCTTTTTAGTgaaagttttttatatttttgcagggTTTCCCTGAGtttattataagcctggcaggccaccaggctttacatGTACCCCCACTAGTCTAAGCACTGATTATTTACTTAAgtctttataaaatgtttacgATGTGACATTAAACAATTAACTAagttaaaaaggttaaaaaaaaataaaaaaaataaaaataaaataaaaaggtgttaatcttccaatctttcaataaaacaagactctcaagtgacattttcaaatttcctgtcaaccttaaacattttttaactcaaaaacaggACGAGCCGCTGGATGGATGACTGCCCTAACGCCCAACCACTGAGCTTAGCAAATTTTCTTGCGgaaactttgttttgtattcagtaaacttcaaataaaaacataattacatgattttaaataaaagagtaTATACATTTAATTGCAAACAGTTGAGTTTATTACCCACTCATAAAGGCACctatctttaaaaatgcatccaACTTACCTTTTTCCATGGGCGATTTACaaaaagaagctttttctgCAGCCATATTTCTAAGATTTGTGGCGTTTTTTTGTGAGCAGCACTTGTAAAACTGTACAAGTAAAGcacatattttttgttgatttaaaagaatctcgggtttttttttaaactgtaagcgttatttacatttaacaacATCGCCACTGAAATAgacatcttgttttaaatatcaaatgctaaaaaaactaaaatgatttaTCTATATAACTAGCAAATGACtgcattgctgtttttttttttttcgtcatTCTTAAGTTTTACATCGTTCAGTGTTTTTTGGTGATGCTTCTCACCAGCTATCCAGTCAACAGCGATCCCCTCCACTCTCCCGATGCCGTTGGTAATCACGTCTTCTCTCCAGGTCTGATCTCTCTTGGCCCTGCTGATGGTACTCAGGCCCATATCCACCCAATAGATTGTATCATTCtctaaagcaaacaaaagaaaacaggctTCCTGATCAATAAAGGGAAATTATAACAAGACAGTCAGAGAGGGAGGGGGGTGAAGAAAAC comes from the Gambusia affinis linkage group LG07, SWU_Gaff_1.0, whole genome shotgun sequence genome and includes:
- the LOC122834487 gene encoding delta-type opioid receptor, whose amino-acid sequence is MTWTEDRMLNSSGPEGPVGNSSSVEQILVPIMDSLILILGVTGHSLVMVILCGRQRRGVGRTGQATMGTGTDILLLALSAADLLLLSTIPFYTVSIAMQKWPFGNVMCRLVGFLGSACSSASVFTLAALAVSRYLTVVKPTRAYSLLIPRRVSMIAVLIWVPACSLGAPQLAFRSVGPPRQITDGHTCFAFLSHEQQMIYGLFHFLAAFMLPLVTIAVAYGSIYVFLWRGQQAGRAAQVERYQSKVTQTTAMLVLAFTVCWLPSYGLTLALLANPNSGATGAAPRYGAFSVFARLMATSSTVMNPILYVLMSQKFRQDLLRIFKRERQNVKNNVVLSVV